A genome region from Pristis pectinata isolate sPriPec2 chromosome 40, sPriPec2.1.pri, whole genome shotgun sequence includes the following:
- the vps72b gene encoding vacuolar protein sorting-associated protein 72 homolog: MSLAENRPSRKNAGNRMSRLLEAEEDDDFYKTTYGGFHEESGDDEYNTDQSESEDEVDSDFDIDEGDEPASDQEDDEPRRKRRVITKVYKEPVKSSRPKPKPRKSLSTPGTSEKAYTEKGDAADLPDEFGEYSRKSVRQSTTEHTRLTYLRVQERQVQPRRLRKAPHAETHQLSQEELLAEAKITEEINLRSLENYERLEADKKRQVLKKRRCVGPTIRFHSVTMPLVTEISVKEENVDVEGLDHEPQPTAEPSQTPVLAPVGRCLRNFITFSDDATFERAFPKARPPKVPARELCPVTHKPALYRDPITDIPYANTRAFKIIREAYKKYITAHGLPSNQGGAQPEQISRSRQRIIIKQAAPTT; the protein is encoded by the exons ATGAGCCTGGCGGAGAACAGGCCGTCGCGCAAAAATGCCGGCAACCGCATGTCGCGGCTGCTGGAGGCCGAGGAGGACGACGATTTCTACAAGACGACTTACGGCGGCTTCCACGAG GAGTCGGGGGATGACGAATACAACACGGACCAATCAGAGAGCGAGGACGAAGTGGACTCAGACTTCGACATCGATGAGGGGGACGAACCGGCCAGCGACCAGGAGGATGACGAGCCGCGCCGGAAGCGGCGTGTGATCACCAAGGTGTACAAG GAGCCAGTGAAGTCGAGTCGACCAAAACCCAAGCCCAGGAAGTCCCTCAGCACCCCAGGCACATCCGAGAAGGCGTATACCGAGAAGGGGGATGCCGCGGATCTCCCAGATGAATTTGGAGAAT ACAGCCGTAAGTCCGTGCGCCAGTCGACGACGGAACACACCCGGCTGACCTACCTGCGGGTTCAGGAGCGGCAGGTGCAGCCCCGGCGCCTGCGCAAGGCTCCGCACGCAGAGACACACCAGCTCAGCCAGGAGGAGCTGCTGGCGGAGGCCAAGATCACCGAGGAGATCAACCTGCGCTCCCTGG AGAACTACGAGCGGCTTGAGGCGGACAAGAAGAGGCAGGTGCTGAAGAAACGCCGGTGCGTTGGACCGACCATCCGCTTCCACTCCGTCACCATGCCCCTGGTCACGGAGATCAGCGTAAAGGAGGAGAATGTGGACgttgaggg ACTGGACCACGAGCCGCAGCCAACGGCAGAACCGTCCCAGACTCCAGTCCTGGCCCCGGTGGGCAGGTGCCTGCGGAACTTCATCACCTTCAGCGACGACGCCACCTTCGAGCGCGCCTTCCCAAAGGCCCGGCCCCCCAAGGTCCCCGCCCGCGAGCTGTGCCCCGTCACCCACAAGCCAGCCCTCTACCGCGACCCCATCACCGACATCCCCTACGCCAACACGCGCGCCTTCAAGATCATCCGGGAAGCCTACAAGAAGTACATAACGGCCCACGGGCTGCCCAGCAACCAGGGCGGTGCCCAGCCCGAGCAAATCAGCCGCAGTCGCCAGAGGATCATCATCAAACAGGCGGCGCCCACTACCTGA